A region from the Rhodamnia argentea isolate NSW1041297 chromosome 7, ASM2092103v1, whole genome shotgun sequence genome encodes:
- the LOC115734976 gene encoding protein COBRA-like, protein MESSLRSTDGFMSKLSGITLSLLFLLSCSSFPSTGAYDALDPNGNITIKWDVMSWTPDGYVAVVTMFNFQQYRHIQAPGWILGWTWAKKEVIWSMMGGQTTEQGDCSRYKGNTPHCCKKDPTVVDLLPGTPYNQQIANCCKGGVINSWVQDPANAASSFQVSVGAAGTSNRTVRLPKNFTLKAPGPGYTCGPAKNVRPTKFVSADKRRTTQALMTWNVTCTYSQFLAQKTPTCCVSLSSFYNDTIVNCPTCTCGCQNNATDTGGCVEADSPHLAQVVSGSGKSSSNAPLVRCTSHMCPIRIHWHVKLNYKEYWRVKITITNFNYRMNYTQWNLVVQHPNFDNLTQLFSFNYKSLTPYAGLNDTAMLWGVKFYNDFLMEAGPYGNVQSELLFRKDQSTFTFEKGWAFPRRIYFNGDNCVMPPPDAYPWLPNASPRPLLPGLVTFVPIVASTMLFLAFV, encoded by the exons ATGGAGTCTTCCTTGCGCTCGACCGACGGCTTCATGTCCAAGCTCAGTGGAATCACCCTCTCGCTTCTGTTTTTGCTCTCTTGCTCCTCTTTCCCGTCCACTG GAGCCTACGATGCGCTTGATCCCAATGGGAACATCACGATCAAGTGGGACGTAATGAGCTGGACTCCCGATGGCTACGTG GCTGTTGTCACGATGTTCAACTTCCAACAGTATCGCCATATACAAGCTCCGGGATGGATCCTGGGATGGACGTGGGCAAAGAAGGAAGTTATATGGAGCATGATGGGCGGTCAGACCACGGAGCAAGGCGATTGCTCGAGATACAAGGGCAACACCCCTCATTGCTGTAAGAAGGACCCGACGGTTGTCGACCTGTTGCCAGGAACTCCTTACAATCAGCAGATAGCGAATTGTTGCAAAGGTGGAGTTATAAATTCATGGGTCCAGGACCCAGCAAATGCGGCAAGTTCATTTCAGGTCAGTGTTGGAGCTGCTGGAACGAGTAACAGGACAGTGAGGCTTCCCAAAAACTTCACACTGAAAGCACCGGGACCGGGTTATACTTGTGGGCCCGCTAAGAATGTCAGACCGACCAAATTTGTCTCTGCTGACAAAAGGAGAACGACCCAAGCTTTAA TGACCTGGAACGTTACTTGTACATATTCGCAATTCTTAGCTCAAAAGACTCCAACCTGctgtgtctctctctcctcgttctACAATGACACAATAGTAAATTGCCCTACTTGCACTTGCGGCTGTCAAAACAATGCGACGGATACCGGCGGCTGCGTAGA GGCAGATTCTCCGCACTTGGCTCAAGTTGTATCTGGCTCGGGAAAGTCTAGCAGCAATGCACCGCTAGTCCGGTGTACTAGCCATATGTGTCCAATACGAATCCACTGGCATGTGAAGCTCAATTACAAGGAGTATTGGCGAGTGAAGATCACGATCACAAATTTCAACTATAGAATGAACTACACCCAGTGGAATCTCGTCGTTCAGCACCCCAACTTTGATAATCTCACCCAACTTTTCAGCTTCAACTACAAGTCACTGACTCCGTACGCAGGCTTAA ATGATACTGCCATGTTATGGGGAGTCAAGTTCTACAATGATTTTCTCATGGAAGCTGGGCCATACGGGAATGTGCAGTCCGAGCTATTATTTCGAAAGGACCAATCCACCTTTACATTTGAAAAGGGATGGGCTTTTCCTCGGAGGATTTATTTCAATGGTGATAACTGTGTGATGCCACCTCCAGATGCCTACCCATGGTTGCCAAATGCCAGTCCTCGGCCACTTTTGCCTGGACTTGTTACGTTCGTGCCAATTGTGGCATCTACTATGTTGTTTTTGGCTTTTGTGTGA